From the Sphingobacteruim zhuxiongii genome, the window GTTTTCGGCGCTAGCCACCAAATCCATCGCTCCACCCATTCCTTTTACCATCTTCCCAGGGATTTTCCAGTTAGCGATATCACCATTCTCAGAAACTTCCATTGCTCCAAGAATCGTAAGATCAATTTTCCTCGCTCGAATCATCCCGAAACTCATTGCAGAATCAAAAATCGCAGAGCCAGGTAAAGTCGTGATGGTTTGCTTTCCAGCATTTATATAATCGGCATCTTCCTCACCTTCATAAGGAAAAGGTCCCATCCCTAGTAACCCATTCTCACTTTGTAAAACTACTTGCATTCCATCGGGAATATAGTTGGCAACTAAGGTTGGTATTCCTATACCCAAATTCACGTAATATCCGTCTTTGATTTCCTTAGCAATTCTTTTTGCTATTCCATACTTATCTAGCATATCTAAACTTTCTTTATAATCAATGCAGACGCTCCCCCACCTCCATTACAAATTGCCGCAAGACCTATTCGACCATTTTCTTGTTGTAAAACGCTATTCAAGGTCACAACAATACGAGCACCAGAACAGCCAAGTGGATGCCCTAACGAAACAGCTCCACCATATACATTAATTTTATTTGTTGTAATTTCTAAGATTTGAGCATTCGCTAAGGCGACTACAGAAAATGCCTCATTGAATTCGAAGTAATCAATGTCTTCGATATTTAAGCCCGATTTTTTCAAAACCTTCTGCGTCGCTATCGCCGGAGTCGTGGTAAACCAAGCTGGATCTTGCTCTGCATCAGCGTAGGCAATTATTTCTGCAAGTGGAGTAACATTAAGCTCTCGCACTTTCTCTTCACTCATTAACACGACCGCAGCCGCACCATCACTCAGCGTAGAAGCATTTGCCGCAGTAATTGTTCCGTCAATTTTAAACGCTGGCCTTAATTGGGGAAGCTTCTCAAAATTCACCAATTTGAACTCTTCGTCCTCATCAACTAATATCGCTCCCTTTTTGGAAGCTACCTCTACCGATGCAACTTCTGCATTGAATTTCCCAGTTTCCCAAGCAATTTTACTGCGAGTATAGGATTGAATCGCGTAAGAATCCTGGTCCTCTCGACTAATATTATATTTCTC encodes:
- a CDS encoding thiolase family protein, with product MNRKVYIVAAKRTAMGSFGSAFASLSAPQLGAKAIEAVVKQAGIDNNQIDEVLMGCVLQANVGQAPARQAARFAGLPDHIPATTINKVCASGMKAISLGIQQILLGDAHVVVAGGMESMSQVPYYSGSTRWGAKYGDQKLVDGLQKDGLTDVYSDVAMGSCAELCAEKYNISREDQDSYAIQSYTRSKIAWETGKFNAEVASVEVASKKGAILVDEDEEFKLVNFEKLPQLRPAFKIDGTITAANASTLSDGAAAVVLMSEEKVRELNVTPLAEIIAYADAEQDPAWFTTTPAIATQKVLKKSGLNIEDIDYFEFNEAFSVVALANAQILEITTNKINVYGGAVSLGHPLGCSGARIVVTLNSVLQQENGRIGLAAICNGGGGASALIIKKV
- a CDS encoding 3-oxoacid CoA-transferase subunit B, which gives rise to MLDKYGIAKRIAKEIKDGYYVNLGIGIPTLVANYIPDGMQVVLQSENGLLGMGPFPYEGEEDADYINAGKQTITTLPGSAIFDSAMSFGMIRARKIDLTILGAMEVSENGDIANWKIPGKMVKGMGGAMDLVASAENIIVAMQHVNKHGESKLLKACSLPLTGVRCVKKIVTEFGVFDILPEGGFKVVELHEGVSIDTVKQYTSGKLFY